In Pseudomonas glycinae, the DNA window GATGCAACTGTTCAAGGTAGGCGAGCCACTCGCCAAGGGTGCGCTCGGTCATACGTTGGCAGGCACCGGCGGAACGACGATCGGCTCGATCGGCGCAGCAACGAATTTAGGCGTCGGTTTGCCGGTCAGTTGCGCCAGCAGGTTACCCAGACGCGGACGCAGTTCGCGACGGTCGATGATCAGGTCGATTGCACCGTGCTCCAGCAGGAACTCGCTGCGCTGGAAGCCTTCCGGCAGTTTTTCACGCACGGTCTGCTCGATCACGCGCGGACCGGCGAAGCCGATCAGGGCTTTAGGCTCGCCGACGATCACGTCGCCCAGCATCGCCAGACTGGCGGAAACGCCGCCGTAGACCGGGTCGGTCAGCACGGAGATGAACGGAATGCCTTCTTCACGCAAACGCGCCAGCACGGCCGAGGTCTTGGCCATCTGCATCAGCGAGATCAGCGCTTCCTGCATCCGCGCGCCACCGGAAGCGGAGAAGCAGACCATCGGGCAACGGTTTTCCAGCGCGTAGTTGGCGGCGCGCACGAAGCGCTCACCAACGATGGCGCCCATGGAACCGCCCATGAAGCTGAATTCGAACGCCGAAACCACGACCGGCATGCCCAGCAGGGTGCCGCTCATGGACACCAGTGCGTCTTTCTCGCCGGTCTGTTTCTGGGCAGCGACCAGACGGTCCTTGTACTTCTTGCCGTCACGGAATTTCAGACGGTCAACCGGCTCCAGATCGGCGCCCAGTTCGGCACGGCCTTCGGCGTCCAGGAAGATGTCGATGCGCGCACGTGCGCCGATGCGCATGTGGTGGTTGCACTTAGGGCAAACGTCCAGGGTCTTTTCCAGCTCCGGACGATACAGCACAGCCTCGCAGGACGGGCATTTGTGCCACAGACCTTCAGGGACCGAGCTCTTTTTGACCTCGGAACGCATGATCGAAGGGATCAGCTTGTCTACCAACCAGTTGCTCATGCTTTCTTTCTCCAGTACCGGCGGCCCGAACGCTCTGGTTCGCGGCCCCGCGTATGCCCTTCAGCTAAATTCATGTGTGGCGATGATCGGCCGGGCTGCCGGGTCAGCGGAACTGACCTGCGTACACCCCGAAAAGACCCTCAGCCTCTTTTCTACAGAGCTGTGGACGGCGGCAGTCTGCCAGCCGTCACATCAGCGTACGGCGTTGATGAATGCACGAATCTTTGCGT includes these proteins:
- the accD gene encoding acetyl-CoA carboxylase, carboxyltransferase subunit beta; translation: MSNWLVDKLIPSIMRSEVKKSSVPEGLWHKCPSCEAVLYRPELEKTLDVCPKCNHHMRIGARARIDIFLDAEGRAELGADLEPVDRLKFRDGKKYKDRLVAAQKQTGEKDALVSMSGTLLGMPVVVSAFEFSFMGGSMGAIVGERFVRAANYALENRCPMVCFSASGGARMQEALISLMQMAKTSAVLARLREEGIPFISVLTDPVYGGVSASLAMLGDVIVGEPKALIGFAGPRVIEQTVREKLPEGFQRSEFLLEHGAIDLIIDRRELRPRLGNLLAQLTGKPTPKFVAAPIEPIVVPPVPANV